In one Ignavibacteriota bacterium genomic region, the following are encoded:
- a CDS encoding NADH-quinone oxidoreductase subunit C, producing the protein MNQRIVEKLQSHFADSIVSVNEFREELTIVIKKNDIVKVCQFLRDDDELKFDSLRDVCGADYYRPEGRFEVVYNLYSLKNKFRMRLKVRVEEENVHVPSVTCVWQSADWAEREAYDMFGIIFDNHPDLRRIYMPEGFEYHPLRKEFPLMGIPGSLPLPRKN; encoded by the coding sequence ATGAACCAACGCATTGTTGAAAAACTACAATCTCATTTTGCCGATTCGATTGTTTCGGTGAATGAGTTTCGCGAAGAACTTACCATTGTTATTAAGAAAAATGATATTGTGAAGGTCTGTCAATTCCTTCGTGATGATGACGAACTGAAATTCGATTCTCTTCGTGATGTCTGCGGCGCAGATTATTACCGTCCGGAAGGGCGGTTCGAGGTTGTCTATAATCTCTACTCGCTGAAAAATAAATTTCGCATGAGACTCAAAGTCCGCGTAGAAGAAGAGAACGTACACGTTCCAAGCGTTACGTGTGTATGGCAATCGGCAGACTGGGCAGAGCGCGAAGCGTACGACATGTTCGGTATCATCTTCGATAACCATCCCGACTTACGGCGCATTTATATGCCCGAAGGATTTGAGTATCATCCTCTTCGAAAAGAATTTCCGCTCATGGGAATTCCGGGGTCACTACCG
- a CDS encoding NADH-quinone oxidoreductase subunit B, with protein MADFSDLLVFTKLDELIKFARKNSLWPMPMGISCCAIEMMAFAGPRFDVSRFGSEAFRFSPRQSDLMIVAGTVTYKMSHVVRKIYDQMPDPKWVIAMGACTSSGGMYRSYSVVQGIDQFIPVDVYVAGCPPRPDNLLKGLMEIQKKIARGEKPGQKEKIYIEETFQV; from the coding sequence ATGGCTGACTTTTCTGATTTATTAGTATTTACAAAACTTGATGAACTCATCAAGTTTGCACGGAAGAATTCTCTGTGGCCCATGCCGATGGGAATTTCCTGTTGCGCAATTGAAATGATGGCATTCGCCGGACCCCGATTCGATGTTTCCCGTTTCGGTTCGGAAGCGTTTCGTTTTTCTCCCCGCCAAAGTGATTTAATGATTGTCGCCGGAACGGTGACGTATAAAATGTCGCACGTCGTCCGAAAGATTTATGACCAGATGCCCGACCCGAAATGGGTAATCGCAATGGGCGCTTGCACATCTTCCGGCGGAATGTATCGCTCATACTCGGTTGTGCAGGGGATAGACCAGTTTATCCCGGTTGATGTGTATGTCGCAGGTTGCCCGCCTCGCCCCGATAATTTGCTGAAAGGGTTGATGGAAATTCAAAAGAAAATTGCACGAGGCGAAAAGCCGGGACAAAAAGAAAAGATTTACATCGAGGAGACGTTTCAGGTCTGA
- the ndhC gene encoding NADH-quinone oxidoreductase subunit A: MLEQYLPIGIMLLIGIAFGLVMGKVNEWFGPKNSNEIKLSTYESGMPPVRSAHERISVKFYMVAMLFIIFDIEVVFLYPWAVNFRELGLFGFIEMLVFIVILMLGFLYVWKKGALEWTSERTKNNSAILNEKVL; this comes from the coding sequence ATGCTCGAACAATATCTCCCTATCGGAATCATGTTACTTATCGGCATCGCCTTCGGGTTGGTGATGGGAAAAGTCAATGAATGGTTCGGTCCGAAAAATTCAAATGAAATAAAACTCTCCACGTATGAAAGCGGTATGCCGCCGGTTCGTTCGGCGCATGAACGCATCTCAGTGAAATTCTACATGGTCGCAATGCTCTTCATCATTTTTGATATTGAAGTTGTGTTTCTCTATCCGTGGGCTGTCAACTTCCGTGAACTCGGTTTGTTCGGGTTTATCGAGATGCTTGTGTTTATCGTGATTTTAATGTTGGGCTTTTTATATGTCTGGAAAAAAGGGGCGCTTGAGTGGACAAGTGAGCGGACAAAAAATAACAGTGCAATCCTGAACGAGAAAGTTCTCTGA
- the tnpA gene encoding IS200/IS605 family transposase, giving the protein MSYVKIWIHAVWGTKNRERILSKEIREQLFQHIRKNASEKKIYVDTINGEMEHVHCLISLNADMSIAKAIQLIKGEASHWANTNQLMRRKLEWAVEYFAVSVSESMVGKVRGYIRNQEEHHKRTSFSDEFDEFIKKYGFEYHG; this is encoded by the coding sequence ATGTCATACGTTAAAATATGGATTCATGCTGTTTGGGGTACGAAGAACCGTGAACGCATTTTGTCAAAAGAAATCCGCGAACAACTGTTTCAGCACATCCGAAAGAATGCAAGCGAGAAGAAGATTTATGTTGATACGATCAATGGTGAAATGGAACATGTTCATTGTTTAATCTCGCTGAATGCAGATATGTCAATTGCTAAGGCGATACAGCTCATCAAAGGTGAAGCTTCTCATTGGGCGAACACGAACCAACTGATGAGGAGAAAATTAGAATGGGCGGTTGAATATTTTGCAGTTTCCGTTAGTGAGTCAATGGTCGGGAAAGTGCGGGGGTATATACGAAATCAAGAAGAGCATCATAAGCGAACAAGTTTTAGTGATGAGTTCGATGAATTTATAAAAAAATATGGGTTCGAATATCATGGCTAA
- a CDS encoding type II toxin-antitoxin system RelE/ParE family toxin yields the protein MNDKKVVWSPESVDDLDSISKYIAVDSEAYAQSVVMKILRKARTLNEFPMSGRVVPEFRREGLRKQLMRTPEGLRVVDRRGLSNYPD from the coding sequence ATGAACGACAAAAAGGTTGTATGGTCCCCGGAATCTGTTGATGACCTTGATTCAATATCCAAATACATCGCAGTTGATTCAGAAGCGTATGCACAATCAGTGGTGATGAAGATTCTTCGAAAAGCAAGAACTCTTAATGAATTTCCAATGAGCGGAAGAGTTGTTCCCGAATTTAGGAGAGAAGGACTTAGAAAGCAACTAATGAGAACCCCCGAAGGTCTACGAGTCGTAGACCGTCGGGGTTTATCAAATTATCCTGATTGA
- a CDS encoding nucleotidyltransferase domain-containing protein yields the protein MFPQIEEVIIYGSRAKGNYREGSDIDVTLKGDNLNLHVVNDISRKFSESSIPYKVDISIYRQINDKDLLEHIQRIGKVFYRR from the coding sequence ATGTTTCCGCAAATTGAAGAAGTAATCATCTACGGTTCACGGGCAAAAGGAAATTACAGAGAGGGTTCAGACATAGATGTTACTTTGAAGGGGGATAATTTGAATCTCCATGTCGTGAACGACATCAGCAGGAAATTCAGTGAATCGTCAATACCATACAAGGTTGATATTTCTATTTACCGGCAAATCAACGACAAGGATTTACTTGAACACATACAACGTATCGGGAAAGTTTTCTATCGAAGATAA
- a CDS encoding nucleotidyltransferase substrate binding protein, which translates to MNENDICWQQRFNNFKKGLLQLQKFIDKENLNELEKQGLIKAFEYTFELSWNVIKDYYEFQGSEGIQGSRDAFRLAFSRKLISNGDAWLDMVESRIKSAHTYNEETADEIAEAILHTYYHLFVELQQTMENIRNSAKK; encoded by the coding sequence ATGAACGAAAATGACATCTGTTGGCAGCAACGCTTTAACAATTTCAAGAAAGGATTGTTGCAACTTCAAAAGTTTATAGACAAAGAAAACCTGAATGAACTTGAAAAGCAGGGATTAATAAAAGCGTTCGAATATACGTTTGAACTTTCCTGGAATGTCATCAAGGATTATTATGAGTTTCAGGGAAGCGAAGGAATTCAGGGAAGCAGAGATGCCTTTCGTCTTGCGTTCAGTCGAAAATTGATTTCAAACGGTGATGCCTGGTTGGACATGGTAGAAAGCAGAATCAAATCGGCACACACATATAATGAAGAAACTGCAGATGAAATTGCAGAGGCAATTCTTCATACATACTATCATTTGTTTGTTGAACTCCAACAGACGATGGAGAACATACGCAACAGCGCGAAGAAATAA
- a CDS encoding pyridoxal phosphate-dependent aminotransferase: protein MIPIANRMRRLGTETAFEVLAKARALEAKGKHIIHLEIGEPDFDTPINIRNAAKKALDESFTHYGPAPGLPPVRATIANYISTTRGIEVKPEQVVVTPGGKPIMFFTILACIDEGDEVIYPNPGFPIYESAIEFVGGKAVPLQLKEEKDFRFDINDLKRLITNRTKMLIINSPENPTGGILTKEDIQEIAALAIKHDILVLSDEIYSRSVYDGFQHFSITSIPGMQERTVLLDGFSKTYAMTGWRLGYGVMPEELAKLVTQLQINSVSCTASFTQIAGVEALTGNQDEAEKMVAEFKRRRDVIVDGLNSIPGFKCLKPLGAFYVFPNITGTGRGSKELSEFLLNEAGVACLSGTAFGKFGEGYLRFSYANSIPNIEQALERIRKVLK from the coding sequence ATGATTCCCATAGCAAACAGAATGCGTCGTCTTGGCACGGAGACGGCGTTTGAAGTACTCGCAAAAGCACGTGCGTTAGAAGCCAAAGGTAAACACATAATCCATCTCGAAATCGGTGAACCGGATTTCGACACACCCATCAACATCCGCAACGCGGCGAAGAAAGCGCTCGATGAGTCGTTCACGCATTACGGTCCCGCACCGGGATTGCCGCCTGTTCGTGCGACGATTGCAAATTACATCTCGACAACCCGCGGCATCGAAGTGAAGCCGGAACAAGTTGTTGTCACGCCCGGCGGAAAACCAATCATGTTCTTCACCATCCTCGCTTGCATTGATGAAGGTGATGAAGTGATTTACCCGAATCCGGGATTTCCGATTTACGAATCGGCGATTGAGTTCGTCGGCGGTAAAGCAGTTCCGTTGCAGTTGAAAGAAGAAAAAGATTTCCGTTTCGACATCAACGATTTGAAGCGGCTCATCACCAACAGAACGAAGATGTTGATTATCAACTCGCCGGAGAATCCGACAGGTGGAATTCTGACAAAGGAAGATATACAGGAAATTGCCGCTCTTGCAATCAAGCACGACATTCTTGTTTTGTCTGATGAAATTTACAGTCGGAGTGTGTATGATGGATTTCAGCATTTCAGCATTACCTCGATTCCCGGAATGCAGGAACGAACGGTGTTGCTTGATGGATTTTCAAAAACATACGCGATGACCGGATGGCGGCTTGGCTACGGTGTGATGCCGGAAGAACTTGCAAAGTTGGTGACACAGTTACAAATCAACAGCGTCTCCTGCACGGCAAGTTTTACACAGATTGCCGGAGTCGAAGCGTTGACAGGAAATCAGGATGAAGCAGAAAAGATGGTTGCAGAATTCAAACGCCGCCGAGATGTTATTGTTGACGGATTGAATTCAATTCCCGGTTTCAAATGTTTGAAGCCGCTCGGTGCGTTCTATGTTTTTCCGAATATCACCGGAACGGGACGCGGTTCGAAAGAACTGTCCGAATTCTTGTTGAATGAAGCGGGCGTCGCCTGTCTTTCAGGAACTGCGTTTGGAAAATTCGGAGAAGGATATTTACGCTTCTCTTACGCAAACTCGATTCCGAATATTGAGCAGGCGTTGGAACGAATTCGAAAAGTATTGAAGTAA